From the genome of Ectobacillus sp. JY-23, one region includes:
- a CDS encoding methyltransferase: MTEWYYDELLNIETEEIQEGFHKSFHYHRYEPTPYSALETLFQSYRLQAEDHVVDFGCGKGRLNFYINYWFHATVIGVEMNEEFYNEAMENREGYLEIRPERENQIQFEHCLAQDYKIQPKDNRFYFFNPFSIQIFMNVINNILRSIEEHNREVDVILYYSSEDYMYFLENQTAFELIHEVTLPGEYESNAFEKFLVYRLSY; this comes from the coding sequence ATGACAGAATGGTATTATGATGAACTATTAAACATCGAGACAGAAGAAATACAAGAAGGCTTCCATAAGTCATTTCACTATCATCGCTACGAACCCACGCCTTACAGCGCCTTAGAAACGTTATTTCAATCTTATCGCTTGCAGGCAGAGGATCATGTGGTTGACTTTGGGTGTGGTAAAGGTCGATTGAATTTTTATATTAACTATTGGTTTCATGCAACTGTAATTGGTGTTGAAATGAATGAAGAGTTTTACAATGAAGCAATGGAAAATCGGGAAGGATATTTAGAAATAAGACCTGAGCGAGAAAATCAAATTCAATTTGAGCACTGTTTGGCACAAGACTATAAGATTCAACCAAAAGATAATCGATTTTATTTTTTTAACCCGTTCTCGATTCAAATCTTTATGAATGTAATTAATAATATTTTACGTTCTATTGAAGAACATAACAGAGAAGTGGATGTAATTTTATATTACAGCTCGGAAGACTATATGTATTTTTTAGAAAACCAAACGGCATTTGAACTCATACATGAAGTAACGCTGCCTGGAGAATACGAAAGCAATGCGTTTGAGAAGTTTTTAGTGTATCGCCTTTCTTATTAG
- a CDS encoding fatty acid desaturase encodes MTNKQMHLRKQVAPYEKSDMWHSVRQLLNTLLPFVVLWFLAYKSLAVSYALTLPITVLAAGFLVRVFIIFHDCCHHSFFKSRRANKILGTITGVLTLFPYNQWQHSHSVHHATSGNLDKRGVGDIWMMTVDEYIASSFWTRVAYRLYRNPLVMFGLGPTYIFLITNRFNRKGARWNERLNTYITNILIAGIVALLCWAIGWQAFLLVQGPIFLISGAAGIWLFYVQHTFEDSYFEEDENWEYVKAAVEGSSFYKLPKILQWLTGNIGYHHVHHLSPRVPNYKLEAAHNHTEPLQNVPTITLMTSLQSLKFRLWDENTKQFMTFKDIKAMQSYKRASVK; translated from the coding sequence ATGACAAATAAACAAATGCATTTGCGTAAGCAAGTAGCTCCCTATGAGAAATCGGATATGTGGCATAGTGTGAGACAGCTTTTGAATACGTTGTTACCGTTTGTAGTATTATGGTTTTTGGCTTATAAAAGTCTAGCTGTTTCCTATGCGTTAACACTTCCTATTACAGTTTTGGCGGCAGGATTTTTGGTGCGTGTTTTCATCATTTTCCATGATTGCTGTCACCATTCCTTCTTTAAGAGTCGTCGTGCGAATAAAATTTTAGGAACGATTACAGGAGTATTAACGTTATTTCCATACAATCAATGGCAGCACAGTCATTCTGTGCACCATGCAACAAGTGGCAACCTGGATAAACGCGGTGTTGGTGATATTTGGATGATGACGGTGGATGAGTACATTGCATCTTCGTTTTGGACGCGTGTTGCATATCGTTTATATCGCAATCCGCTTGTTATGTTCGGACTAGGTCCAACGTATATTTTCTTGATTACCAACCGCTTTAACCGAAAAGGCGCGCGCTGGAATGAGCGCTTAAACACATATATAACAAATATTTTGATTGCTGGTATCGTAGCTCTTTTATGCTGGGCAATTGGCTGGCAGGCTTTTTTGCTTGTACAAGGGCCAATTTTCTTAATCTCAGGTGCGGCAGGTATCTGGTTATTCTATGTACAACATACGTTTGAAGATTCTTATTTTGAAGAAGATGAGAATTGGGAATATGTAAAGGCAGCGGTAGAAGGAAGCTCCTTCTATAAGTTACCGAAAATCTTACAATGGTTAACAGGTAATATTGGTTACCATCATGTACATCACTTAAGTCCACGGGTGCCGAATTATAAACTTGAGGCAGCGCATAATCATACAGAACCTTTACAAAATGTGCCGACCATTACCTTGATGACGAGTCTACAATCGTTAAAGTTTCGTTTGTGGGATGAAAACACGAAACAGTTTATGACGTTTAAAGATATTAAAGCAATGCAGAGTTATAAACGAGCAAGTGTTAAGTAA